A window of Caretta caretta isolate rCarCar2 chromosome 13, rCarCar1.hap1, whole genome shotgun sequence contains these coding sequences:
- the JPH4 gene encoding junctophilin-4 → MSHGGRFDFDDGGCYVGDWQEGRAHGYGVCTGPGAQGEYSGQWRRGFESLGVYTWPSGNTYQGHWSQGKREGLGVERKSKWCYKGEWSHGLKGRAGIWESHSGVTYEGMWRDGLQDGYGTETYADGGTYQGQWQAGKRHGYGVRQSAPYRQAALVCSLRRTSLDSLRSDPDPGVPPPPLPPPPLPPPLLPGDSPASGSRGGFVLAFPGDPGFPKGAKKKTGSFFFRRSLLLSGLRVRRAESKASLGSKRGSLKSEAGVSSTGSEATTLSYAETEPPEMPSRLAIEGSSTEVYAGEWRADRRSGYGVSRRSNGLRYEGEWLGNRRHGYGRTTYPDGTKEEGKYKLNRLVSGKVKNLIPLRRSKVKEKVDRAVEMARRAVSLARQKQEMAATRAADARLKATAALASAEKAVEAARVAKILAQDLQPILDDPEPRTRLDSEGTDTDLLEYDSPEVYENGVTPSDVTPDPSYPPTPLQPWRGDPRRTWHPLENGGLPRVPPADASDPEDEWGCRRFPARTPGFPPEELWEGDEEEGDPGRPLVGTPPSGSSGSLREEDEEEDYEEELHQLDIGEPQAGSEVAGPPGHSGLGADKLPSGRGAAAQGVKETGAAVRQGAHPLVVLAVVLIDICLAHLFSLLLT, encoded by the exons ATGTCCCACGGGGGCAGGTTCGACTTTGACGATGGCGGCTGCTACGTGGGTGACTGGCAGGAGGGCCGGGCACACGGGTATGGGGTCTGCACCGGCCCTGGGGCACAGGGCGAGTACAGCGGGCAGTGGCGCCGTGGGTTCGAGTCTCTGGGTGTCTACACCTGGCCCAGCGGCAACACCTACCAGGGCCATTGGAGCCAGGGCAAGCGGGAAGGGCTGGGCGTGGAGCGCAAGAGCAAGTGGTGTTACAAGGGGGAGTGGAGCCATGGGCTGAAGGGCCGGGCTGGCATCTGGGAGAGCCACTCCGGGGTCACCTACGAGGGCATGTGGAGGGACGGGCTCCAGGATGGCTACGGCACCGAGACCTACGCTGACGGAG GCACCTACCAGGGCCAGTGGCAAGCCGGGAAGCGGCATGGCTACGGTGTTCGCCAGAGCGCCCCCTACCGTCAGGCTGCCTTGGTGTGCTCCCTGCGCCGCACCTCGCTGGACTCCCTCCGCAGCGACCCCGACCCCGGCGTGCCCCCTCCTCcgctcccgccccctcccctgccacctccGCTGCTCCCGGGGGACAGCCCAGCCTCGGGCTCCCGCGGCGGCTTTGTGCTGGCCTTCCCCGGCGACCCGGGCTTCCCCAAGGGGGCCAAGAAGAAGACGGGGAGCTTCTTCTTCCGGCGCTCCCTGCTGCTGAGTGGCCTGCGGGTGCGCCGAGCCGAGTCCAAAGCCTCCCTGGGCAGCAAGCGGGGCTCGCTGAAGAGCGAAGCTGGGGTGAGCTCGACTGGGAGCGAAGCCACCACCCTGAGCTACGCCGAGACCGAACCCCCCGAGATGCCTTCACGGTTGGCCATCGAGGGATCCTCCACCGAGGTGTATGCCGGGGAGTGGCGTGCTGACCGGCGCAGCGGCTACGGGGTCAGCCGGCGCTCCAATGGGCTGCGCTACGAAGGCGAGTGGCTGGGGAACCGGCGGCATGGCTACGGGCGCACCACCTACCCCGACGGCACCAAGGAAGAGGGCAAGTACAAGCTCAACCGGCTGGTGAGCGGCAAGGTCAAGAACCTCATCCCGCTCCGGCGCAGCAAGGTGAAGGAGAAGGTGGACCGGGCGGTGGAGATGGCCCGCAGGGCCGTCAGCCTGGCCAGGCAGAAGCAGGAGATGGCGGCCACCAG GGCAGCCGACGCCCGGCTGAAGGCCACGGCCGCACTGGCCTCTGCCGAGAAGGCCGTGGAGGCGGCTCGAGTGGCCAAGATCCTGGCCCAGGATCTTCAGCCCATCTTGGATGACCCTG agcCACGGACCCGCCTGGACTCCGAAGGCACCGACACGGACCTGTTAGAATACGACAGCCCGGAGGTCTATGAAAATGGGGTCACCCCATCAGACGTGACCCCGGACCCCAGCTACCCGcccaccccactgcagccctggagGGGAGACCCCCGTCGGACTTGGCACCCTCTGGAGAATGGGGGACTCCCTCGAGTGCCCCCTGCGGATGCATCAGACCCTGAGGATGAGTGGGGGTGCCGGAGGTTCCCTGCCCGGACACCGGGGTTCCCACCCGAGGAACTGTGGGAGGGGGACGAGGAGGAGGGGGATCCGGGGCGCCCCCTGGTGGGCACCCCTCCCAGCGGCAGCTCTGGAAGCCTCCGGGAGGAAGACGAGGAAGAGGACTACGAGGAAGAGCTCCACCAGCTGGATATTGGGGAGCCCCAGGCGGGGTCAGAGGTGGCAGGACCCCCGGGGCACTCTGGACTGGGGGCTGACAAGCTGCCTTCAGGGAGGGGGGCTGCGGCTCAGGGTGTGAAGGAGACAGGCGCAGCCGTGAGACAG GGAGCTCACCCATTGGTGGTTCTGGCTGTCGTGTTGATTGACATCTGCCTGGCTCACCTGTTCTCTCTGCTTCTCACctga